Proteins found in one Ischnura elegans chromosome 11, ioIscEleg1.1, whole genome shotgun sequence genomic segment:
- the LOC124168166 gene encoding uncharacterized protein LOC124168166 codes for MGELLTHGCFLGRKQIFLEENTNILFFPEEEVSALTPLPHVEGEKADTAQECQVTDKFDWPEPAVLALITAYEAKSDELNSVKKRPKFWENLSAQMSDLGHKVTASQARNKFNNLLARYKKCVDNMGPHASGRAPMRFKYFDQFQEIFGHRNNVCSSYVGGSSLMANPIRSAKATNVPLTSLEPRLPSSHIAVEPGTSALTKEMLSTNAEGGERARTNVVDVMKSKPPHGSGTKAARTRSQLEQQWLHHLKRCEEKDDRQKVINEQLMMIQRERMELKKKKLEIWEAMVEEKRLNEQRKEDERRDRHRERMQVEREKIRLLQNLLTKKGSLNSND; via the exons ATGGGGGAATTATTGACCCACGGATGCTTCCTTGGaaggaaacaaattttcctcGAAGAAAATACTAACATCTTATTCTTTCCTGAAGAAGAAGTGAGTGCACTCACTCCACTTCCTCATGTGGAAGGGGAAAAGGCAGACACGGCACAGGAATGTCAAGTTACAGATA AATTTGATTGGCCAGAGCCTGCCGTATTGGCATTAATTACTGCATATGAAGCAAAATCAGATGAGCTTAATTCTGTTAAGAAAAGGCCTAAATTTTGGGAAAATCTGTCTGCGCAGATGAGTGACCTTGGCCACAAG gtaACTGCATCACAGGCGAgaaacaaattcaataatttacttgCCCGATATAAAAAATGTGTTGACAATATGGGACCTCATGCCTCTGGAAGAGCACCCATGAGGTTTAAGTATTTTGACCAATTTCAGGAGATATTTGGCCATAGGAATAATGTATGCTCCTCATATGTGGGAGGGTCATCTCTGATGGCCAATCCCATCCGCTCTGCTAAGGCCACAAATGTTCCTCTCACATCATTGGAGCCTAGGCTCCCCTCATCTCACATTGCTGTTGAGCCTGGAACTTCCGCATTAACTAAGGAAATGCTTTCCACTAATGCAGAGGGAGGTGAAAGAGCCAGGACGAATGTTGTGGATGTGATGAAAAGTAAACCTCCCCATGGCAGTGGGACTAAAGCAGCAAGAACAAGGTCTCAGCTGGAACAGCAGTGGCTGCATCATTTGAAGAGATGCGAGGAGAAGGATGACAGGCAGAAGGTCATCAATGAACAATTGATGATGATACAAAGAGAGAGGATGgaactgaaaaagaaaaaattagaaatttgggAGGCCATGGTCGAGGAGAAAAGGTTAAATGAGCAAAGAAAGGAAGATGAGAGGAGGGATAGGCACAGGGAAAGGATGCAGGTagagagggaaaaaattaggcTCCTGCAGAACCTTCTCACAAAAAAGGGGAGCCTTAACAGCAATGATTAA